A single Phreatobacter oligotrophus DNA region contains:
- a CDS encoding ABC transporter permease — protein MIRYAVGRLLLGVVAVWVAATLAFLLAHLAPGGPAIGLGGENGAPGHIEAVNRALGLDRPLPVIYLDWLSRLVIGDLGYSWRAQAPVAVIIRDHAPVTLGLMVPALVLATLAGLPIGLWAASARNSNGWFAGALSALHALPSYVVAQALVFVFALGLGLFPVQGLSDPRVSLDGVARMADLVWRMTLPVLSLALLQMAFIALVARSRVAEEMARPYTKTAYAKGLGTTAVKLRHALPNAALPLVTLVGWRLGAAIGGSVVIETVFALPGLGRLAVTSASARDTPVVIGIVLVACTTTIAVNVLVDLIVRHLYPRSDDAWR, from the coding sequence ATGATCCGATACGCGGTGGGCCGCCTCCTCTTAGGGGTCGTCGCGGTCTGGGTCGCGGCGACGCTCGCCTTTCTGCTAGCGCATCTGGCTCCGGGGGGGCCGGCCATAGGGCTTGGCGGCGAGAACGGTGCACCCGGCCATATAGAGGCGGTGAATCGCGCCCTCGGCCTCGATCGGCCCTTGCCCGTCATTTATCTCGACTGGCTGTCGCGGCTCGTGATTGGGGATCTCGGCTATTCCTGGCGGGCGCAGGCGCCGGTGGCGGTCATCATCCGGGACCACGCGCCGGTCACTCTCGGACTTATGGTGCCGGCGCTGGTTCTGGCGACCCTGGCGGGACTGCCGATTGGCCTCTGGGCGGCGTCCGCTCGCAACAGCAACGGATGGTTTGCCGGCGCGCTCAGCGCTCTGCATGCGCTGCCGTCCTACGTCGTGGCGCAGGCGCTCGTCTTCGTGTTCGCGCTGGGGCTCGGGTTGTTTCCGGTTCAGGGCCTCTCCGACCCAAGGGTCAGCCTCGACGGGGTCGCACGGATGGCGGATCTCGTCTGGCGAATGACCTTGCCGGTCCTATCCTTGGCACTTCTGCAAATGGCGTTTATAGCGCTGGTCGCCCGATCGCGCGTCGCGGAAGAGATGGCGCGGCCCTATACGAAGACGGCTTATGCCAAGGGTCTGGGAACGACCGCGGTCAAGCTGCGCCATGCATTGCCGAACGCCGCGCTGCCGCTTGTAACTCTGGTCGGTTGGCGCTTGGGCGCAGCGATCGGGGGCTCGGTCGTGATCGAAACGGTCTTCGCGCTCCCGGGCCTTGGACGTCTTGCTGTTACCTCAGCAAGCGCACGCGACACGCCGGTCGTGATCGGCATTGTGCTCGTGGCTTGCACGACGACGATCGCCGTCAATGTCCTGGTTGACCTCATTGTTCGCCATCTCTATCCCCGGAGCGACGACGCATGGCGTTGA
- a CDS encoding ABC transporter substrate-binding protein, which produces MLWVRWIVGFLLVFSSASLSTAEQKPRSGGAAIIAIQGDPGHFNPAISTAGPLHAVAGSLYNGLVALDRQGNPQPDLARSWMISQDGRTATFTLVNGVRWHDGQPFTSADVKFSFEEVLFRFHARARAGLASAVEAIETPDPQTVVFQLRRPHPALLRQLDVTEAPIIPRHVHQGTDVMQSPANLRPVGTGPFRFDSYQRDGQVVFVRNPNYFKPELPRLDRLIFRVIPDSATQVSAFLAGEIDMLARVSAIDAQRLRGQPITLVDTTSGAGGANCIMTLVFNLNRPALADLRVRRALTLAIDRQQILERVIFGQGRVAAAPIASGIGWAHQPGLLDGAQVDVVAANKLLDEAGLARGASGVRATLDILHFPAFARYSELMRQQLAAIGIALNMRQLDAAAFPTAVFSERAFDLALISYCNGVDPEIGVRRMYHSSAIGTVPFSNAAHIRDAEIDRLFDIAGSTGDTAVRGEAYRAAQRRIVELLPYWWLVETDFTAAWRNDLTGFSPWSGQFAETAWRLR; this is translated from the coding sequence ATGTTGTGGGTCCGCTGGATAGTCGGGTTTCTCCTGGTGTTCAGCTCTGCCAGTTTGTCTACTGCGGAGCAAAAACCCCGGAGCGGCGGGGCCGCCATCATCGCCATCCAGGGCGATCCGGGGCATTTCAACCCGGCGATCTCGACGGCCGGGCCGCTGCATGCGGTTGCAGGCTCGCTTTATAACGGGCTCGTTGCGCTCGACCGGCAAGGCAATCCTCAACCCGATTTGGCGCGCTCTTGGATGATCTCGCAGGATGGCCGGACAGCGACGTTCACGCTGGTCAATGGGGTGCGCTGGCATGACGGCCAGCCGTTCACCTCCGCCGATGTGAAGTTCTCATTTGAGGAGGTTCTTTTTCGGTTCCATGCGCGGGCCCGGGCGGGGCTCGCGTCGGCGGTCGAAGCTATCGAGACCCCCGATCCGCAGACGGTCGTGTTCCAACTTAGGCGGCCGCATCCGGCGCTCCTGCGCCAGCTCGACGTTACCGAGGCGCCTATCATTCCGCGCCATGTCCATCAGGGCACAGACGTGATGCAAAGCCCTGCCAATCTGCGGCCGGTCGGGACGGGTCCGTTCCGCTTCGACAGCTATCAGCGCGACGGTCAGGTCGTCTTCGTTCGCAACCCTAATTACTTCAAACCGGAGTTACCCCGCCTGGATCGCCTGATCTTCAGAGTGATCCCCGATTCCGCCACGCAGGTGAGCGCGTTTCTGGCCGGCGAGATCGACATGCTCGCCCGGGTTTCGGCGATCGATGCGCAGCGTCTGCGCGGACAACCAATCACGCTCGTCGACACGACGTCCGGCGCTGGCGGCGCGAACTGCATCATGACGCTGGTCTTTAACCTCAACCGTCCGGCGCTGGCCGATCTAAGGGTCCGGCGCGCGTTGACTCTTGCTATCGACCGCCAGCAGATACTGGAGCGCGTTATCTTTGGGCAAGGACGCGTTGCAGCGGCTCCCATCGCCAGCGGGATTGGGTGGGCGCATCAGCCCGGGCTTCTCGATGGGGCGCAGGTCGATGTGGTAGCCGCGAACAAGCTTCTCGATGAGGCGGGCCTAGCCCGCGGCGCGAGCGGTGTGCGGGCGACCCTCGACATCTTGCATTTCCCGGCCTTCGCGCGTTACTCGGAGCTCATGCGCCAGCAGCTCGCGGCGATCGGCATCGCGCTCAACATGCGCCAACTGGATGCGGCGGCCTTCCCGACGGCTGTGTTCAGCGAACGCGCCTTCGACCTCGCGCTGATCTCCTATTGCAACGGCGTCGATCCTGAGATCGGCGTACGGCGTATGTATCATTCCTCCGCGATCGGCACTGTGCCTTTCTCGAACGCCGCTCATATCCGCGATGCCGAGATCGATCGTTTGTTCGATATTGCGGGATCGACCGGCGATACGGCCGTACGGGGAGAAGCCTACCGGGCTGCCCAGCGCCGAATTGTCGAGCTTCTTCCCTACTGGTGGCTGGTGGAGACGGATTTCACGGCCGCTTGGCGCAATGACTTGACCGGATTCAGCCCTTGGAGCGGCCAGTTCGCCGAGACCGCCTGGCGGCTGCGATGA